From Fusobacterium varium:
TTGGGCTATAATTTTACTATTAATTTTTTTCACCTCTTGTAATTATTATTTGAAAACAAATTTACTAACACGCGTTCGGAACTTTGTATTCAAACTATATAATTTTTTTTGACATTAGTCAATTTTAAAAATTATATTCTTACAATATTTTTTATATATTTTCATAATATTTGATATTGAAAGTACACACTAAAACCTTTTTTAGAATACCTATATTTGAAAAAATAAAATAAATTGAAAAGAAAAAAGCCAAAAATTTATTAAAATCTTTGACTTTTTATTTTGAAATTTATCAGATTTAAATTTGTTTGAAACTATTTCCTCTAACATCTACATGAATACTTTTTAATACATTTTCGTCTTTTGTAACTGTGTAATAGCTGCATAAATTAGCAGTAGAACATGAATGATTAGGAATGATTTCTATTTTATCTCCTACTTTCAAGTTAGTTTCTCCATGAATATGAAGTTTTCCAACTTCTTCTGACAAAGATGCAACAATAGCTTCTGGATGTCCAATTACAGTTCCAAAACCTACTATTGAATTATTTCCATGAGCTCCCTGATCCAACCCCAGACATTTAGCTCCAGCATCACATATAAATAAATCTTCTTTAGGATGAGAAATTATTGTAGTATATACAGTTAAAGCACAATCTTTTATTTCGGCTTTTTTTATAGATAATTGAATAGTATCTAAAAATACATAATTTCCTGGATGAAATACATTGATATTTTTATCTTTTACAGCTTCACTAAATGTCGGAGTTGAACCACTTGTTATATATTCAAGCTCATAGCCTGCATCATTCATATATTTTTTAGCAGTAGCTATAGTCTGGCATTCATCAACAATATATTTATGAACTTCATTTTCACAAGCTGCAGAATATACATGACCAGGATGAGTAGAGATTCCTCTTAATCTCAACCCCTTCATAGTTTTTAATTTATCTGCAAATTCAACAATTTTATTTACAGGTAATCCAAAACGATGTAAACCACTATCAACTATAATGGTATAGCTTATAACTGTGTTAGCTGCAACTGCCATATTATTTATCATTTCAGCAGCTTCTAAATTATCAAGCCTTATTATAAAATCGCTTTTTTTAGTTAATTCTATTACTCTTTCTATACTTTCTTTGCTTGCTACTGGATAAGCATACATTATTTTTTTTAACCCTATTCTACAGCAAGCCTCAGCTTCATCTAATGTTCCACATAAAGCTCCAGTTGCTCCAGCTTCTAGCTGCAGTTTTAAAAGTTCCATGCTTTTATGAGTTTTTATCATAGGCCATAGCTCTTTTCCGTTATCATTGCACATTTTTTGGTATGTTTTAATATTGTTTTCTAATGCATCTAAATTTAGTAGAATCACTGGAGTTTTAAGATTTTCTTTTTTCATAATTTAATCCCCCTTATTTTAAATGAGTTTCTAAAAATTTTTCCATATCTTCTTTTGGAACCATTCTTCCACCAGTTGCCCAGCAGATATGATAAGTATTTTCTATATTTTTTCCAATTTTCTGTTCAATATATTTTTTTGTTTCTTCATACTTTAATAAAGATACTGGGCCTTCAAAAGCAGCACATGATGATGGTTCTATTTTTATATTTTCTGATTCATTCAGGCATCTTAAATAGTCATAAAGTTTATAATCTTCCAAAGTAAATTCTCCACTTAAAATAGAATCCATCATTCTTCCTACAAGTCCAGAAGGTCTTGCAACTGCAAGTCCATCAGCATGTGTTATTCCATTTATTCCAATGTCACGAACACTGATTTTTTCATGAAGTCCACTTTCCATTCCCAGAAGCATGCAAGGGGCTAAAGTAGGTTCAATAAAGAAAATATACACATTTTCTTTAAAAATTCTTTTTAAACCATAAGCAACTCCACCTGGAGCACCTCCTACTCCGCATGGAATGTAAACTAATAAAGGATGTTCATTATCTATAAAAATATTTTTCTCATCTAATTGTTTCTTTAATCTTGAAGCTGCAACAGTATATCCTAAAAATAAATTTAATGATTTTTCATCATCTACAAAATAACTTCTAGGGTCTGTATCTGAATTTTTTCTTCCTTCTTCAACTGCTTTTCCATAGTCATCTGCATATTCAACAACTTTTACTCCTTTTGATCTCAGCATATCTTTCTTCCATTGTTTAGCATCAGCTGACATATGAACAATAACTTCAAATCCTAAAGCAGCACTTGTTATACCTATACTTAAGCCTAGATTTCCAGTTGATCCTACTTGAATTTTGTAAGAAGAAAAGAATTTTTTAAATTTCTCATCTGCTAAGATTGAATAATCATCATTAATAGATAATATTCCAGCTTCAATAGCCAATTCTTCTGCATGCTTTAAAACTTCATATACTCCTCCTCTAGCTTTTATAGACCCAGCTACAGGAAGATGACTGTCCATTTTTAAATATAATTTTCCAGGAATTTTAGTATTATATTTTTTTTCAAGGTTTTCCTGCATAGAAAATATTGCTTCTAATGGAGATTCAATTATTCCATTTGTTTCTTTTGTTTCAGGAAAAGATTTTTTTATAAATGGAGCA
This genomic window contains:
- a CDS encoding amino acid racemase; translated protein: MKKENLKTPVILLNLDALENNIKTYQKMCNDNGKELWPMIKTHKSMELLKLQLEAGATGALCGTLDEAEACCRIGLKKIMYAYPVASKESIERVIELTKKSDFIIRLDNLEAAEMINNMAVAANTVISYTIIVDSGLHRFGLPVNKIVEFADKLKTMKGLRLRGISTHPGHVYSAACENEVHKYIVDECQTIATAKKYMNDAGYELEYITSGSTPTFSEAVKDKNINVFHPGNYVFLDTIQLSIKKAEIKDCALTVYTTIISHPKEDLFICDAGAKCLGLDQGAHGNNSIVGFGTVIGHPEAIVASLSEEVGKLHIHGETNLKVGDKIEIIPNHSCSTANLCSYYTVTKDENVLKSIHVDVRGNSFKQI
- the dsdA gene encoding D-serine dehydratase is translated as MNTEELIKNDTVIKKLADKNEIGWINKKEIPYSEYEKNLPLSDDDLKDAEERLKRFAPFIKKSFPETKETNGIIESPLEAIFSMQENLEKKYNTKIPGKLYLKMDSHLPVAGSIKARGGVYEVLKHAEELAIEAGILSINDDYSILADEKFKKFFSSYKIQVGSTGNLGLSIGITSAALGFEVIVHMSADAKQWKKDMLRSKGVKVVEYADDYGKAVEEGRKNSDTDPRSYFVDDEKSLNLFLGYTVAASRLKKQLDEKNIFIDNEHPLLVYIPCGVGGAPGGVAYGLKRIFKENVYIFFIEPTLAPCMLLGMESGLHEKISVRDIGINGITHADGLAVARPSGLVGRMMDSILSGEFTLEDYKLYDYLRCLNESENIKIEPSSCAAFEGPVSLLKYEETKKYIEQKIGKNIENTYHICWATGGRMVPKEDMEKFLETHLK